Within Eggerthella timonensis, the genomic segment GCTGACCGGCGAGCTGCGCGTGGGCGACATGATCGTGGAGGAGCTGCGCGAGAACACGCAGCTCGACTGGGCGTTCGTCGATCGCGGCACCGCCATGGGCGAGCTCGGCGCGGGCGAGAGCTATGCCGCGTTCGTCATCCCCGAGAACTTCACCGAACGGCTGCTGTCGCTGACCACCGGCGACTTCCAACAGCCCGAGCTCTCCTACTACGTGAACGAGAAGACGGGCCCCGTGGCGCCGAAGATCACCGATACGGGCGCGAGCACGCTCGACGAGACCATCAACTCCACGTTCGTCTCCACGGTGAGCGACGTCGCTGCCGACGCCGTCGATCGGGCGCTCGGCGCGTCGAGCGACGCCATGGACGAGTCCAAGGGCAGGGCGGCGGCGAAGGTGGCGGGCGCCGTGCAGACGGTGTCCGAGGCGCGCTCCTCGCTCGGGGGCATCGTCGCGGCCACGGACGAGGCACGGGCCAAGGTGGACGGCTCGAAGGAGGCGCTCGACCGGGCGCGCACCGAGATCGCCGCCGCGAGCGACGCCCTCGGCTCCATCGCGAGCATCGCCGCTCAGCTGCAAAGCGACGCGGCGGAGCTCTCCTCGTCGGCGATGCCCGCCGTGAGCCGGACCGTACGCGCGGTGTCGGAGGCGTCGGCGAAGGCGAACGGGGCCGTCGGCGGCATGGCCGCGGCGGTGGGCGAGACCCAGGCGGGCATCGGCGCGTCCATCGTACAGGGGCAAGCCGCCGTGGACGAGAGCAGGGCGCTGGCCGCCCAGGCGCGCCAGACGGCGCAGGCGCTGCTCGACGGCGACCCGGCCAAGGAGCCCCTCGCCGCCGTCGCCGACGCGCTCGAGCAGCGCGCCGACGACGCGCAGGTGACGCTCGACGGCCTAGCCGGCGCGAACGCGCAAGCGGGCGAGCTTGCGCAGGAAGTGTCGCGGGCGGGAGCCTCCTTCGACGCTGCGGCGCACAGGGCCGCCGACGCCGCAGGCGCGTACGCGGACGGCCTGTTCTCCACGACGGTGCCTACGATCAACGGCAGCCTCGCGCAGCTGAGCGCCGCTTCGGCGTCGCTTTCGGCAGTGGTGTCGAACCAGCAGCTGCTGGTCGATCAGACCGGGCTCGCGCTCGATCAGCTGGCCTCCACGCTGGGCACGGCCCGCGAGGCGCTCGGCCAGACGGACGCCATCCTGGCCGATCTCGAGCAGGGCCTCGGCACCGTGCAGACCGACGTCCTGTCGCTCGGCGGGTCGGGCGCGCTTTCGCAGGCGTTCGGCGAGGACGGCCTCGATGCGGCCAAGATCGCCGACTTCATGGGGTCGCCCACCGAGCTGGTCACCGAGCAGCTCTACGAGCTGAACGCGTACGGCTCGGCCATG encodes:
- a CDS encoding YhgE/Pip domain-containing protein — protein: MGNVLRVFKRDVLRLLKVPPALVVVIALLVLPSVYTWYNVVGFWNPYDNTGNLRVCVVNEDAGGSSELTGELRVGDMIVEELRENTQLDWAFVDRGTAMGELGAGESYAAFVIPENFTERLLSLTTGDFQQPELSYYVNEKTGPVAPKITDTGASTLDETINSTFVSTVSDVAADAVDRALGASSDAMDESKGRAAAKVAGAVQTVSEARSSLGGIVAATDEARAKVDGSKEALDRARTEIAAASDALGSIASIAAQLQSDAAELSSSAMPAVSRTVRAVSEASAKANGAVGGMAAAVGETQAGIGASIVQGQAAVDESRALAAQARQTAQALLDGDPAKEPLAAVADALEQRADDAQVTLDGLAGANAQAGELAQEVSRAGASFDAAAHRAADAAGAYADGLFSTTVPTINGSLAQLSAASASLSAVVSNQQLLVDQTGLALDQLASTLGTAREALGQTDAILADLEQGLGTVQTDVLSLGGSGALSQAFGEDGLDAAKIADFMGSPTELVTEQLYELNAYGSAMAPLFMNLTFWIGAFMLLVIMKQEVDGEGVRNLTVTQRYLGRFLLLAVMAVLQAVVCCAGVLAIGVQAADAPALFFAASVASLSYLSIIYALSVTLQHIGKGICIVLVFAQIPGATGLYPVEMTSSFFQAVYPFFPFTYGISAMREAIFGFYGSQYAAALGMLALFFALSMAFGILVRPLMANVNRMVACQVRESGLFNGEDVEIPARPYRASQLFRALSDKEEYREELRARAMRFARWYPRLIRGAVALGLAVPVALTVVFALTPAEKVQLLTAWLAWMVAVFVFLVVLESLRAGLERQMRLDGMSDEGLLALGSARNRMVRSSDDDADGAAAGCPDAPAAPGAGGGGARG